The nucleotide sequence GTGTCCAAGGCCCTGGAGGAGGGGGCGCGGGCGGTCCTGTGCGCCTCCACCGGCAACACCTCGGCCTCGGCGGCCGCGTACGCCGCCCGGGCCGCCATCCCGTGCGCGGTGGTGATCCCCGAGGGCCGGATCGCGCTCGGCAAGCTCGCCCAGGCGCTGGTCCACGGGGCCAGGGTGCTGGCCGTGGACGGCTCCTTCGACGACTGCCTGGTCCTGGTCCGGGAGCTGGCCGAGCGCCACCCGGTGGCGCTGGTCAACTCCGTCAACCCGCTGCGCATCCAGGGCCAGAAGACGGTCGCCTTCGAGATCACCGAGGCCCTCGGCGGCGCCCCCGACGTCCACTGCATCCCGGTCGGCAACGCCGGCAACATCACCGCCACCTGGCTGGGCTACACCGAGGCGGGGGAGCGGCGGCCGAGGATGCTCGGGTTCCAGGCCGCCGGGGCGGCCCCGCTGGTCGACGGCCACCCGGTCGAGCGGCCGGCCACCATCGCCAGCGCCATCCGCATCGGCCGCCCGGCCTCGGCCGAGGGGGCCAGGCGGGCGGTGGCCGAGTCGGGCGGGCGGCTGGCCGCGGTCACCGACCGCCAGATCCTGGCCGCCTACCGCCTGCTGGCCCGCGAGGAGGGCGTGTTCGTGGAGATGGCCTCGGCCGCCTCGGTCGCCGGCCTCCTCGACACCGGCCTGGAGCGAGGCCTCCGGGTCGTCTGCACCATCACCGGCAACGGCCTCAAGGACCCCGACTGGGCCCTGGCCGGCGCCCCCGAGCCCACCCGCATCACCGCCGACCCCGCGGTCGCCGCCGCCGCCCTGGAGCTGGCCTGAGGACAGGCCACGAGCCA is from Actinomycetota bacterium and encodes:
- the thrC gene encoding threonine synthase, yielding MTKVDTRPAWPGLIERYRDRLPVGPSTPVVTLLEGGTPLLPAPVLSARTGCDVWLKVEGANPTGSFKDRGMTVAVSKALEEGARAVLCASTGNTSASAAAYAARAAIPCAVVIPEGRIALGKLAQALVHGARVLAVDGSFDDCLVLVRELAERHPVALVNSVNPLRIQGQKTVAFEITEALGGAPDVHCIPVGNAGNITATWLGYTEAGERRPRMLGFQAAGAAPLVDGHPVERPATIASAIRIGRPASAEGARRAVAESGGRLAAVTDRQILAAYRLLAREEGVFVEMASAASVAGLLDTGLERGLRVVCTITGNGLKDPDWALAGAPEPTRITADPAVAAAALELA